In Legionella beliardensis, the following are encoded in one genomic region:
- a CDS encoding ferritin-like domain-containing protein, with the protein MVTMVGTQAEFRDALYELCELDYDAIAAYEAAINLLEKENHIKKMEEFKQDHQRHVIEISNLLHKHKVEAPDGPSPKNLLTQGKVYLANLMGDEAILQAMLSNEQDTNTAYERLNEFKDKWKDGITILKQGLKDEKKHKQWLQLTLNGYKNK; encoded by the coding sequence ATGGTCACAATGGTTGGAACACAAGCAGAGTTTAGGGATGCACTTTATGAGCTTTGTGAATTAGATTACGACGCAATAGCTGCTTATGAAGCGGCAATTAATCTCCTGGAAAAGGAAAATCATATAAAAAAAATGGAAGAATTCAAGCAAGATCACCAACGCCATGTGATTGAAATTTCTAATTTATTGCACAAGCACAAAGTAGAGGCGCCTGATGGCCCAAGCCCTAAAAATCTTTTAACTCAAGGGAAGGTCTATTTAGCTAATCTTATGGGTGACGAAGCAATTCTCCAAGCGATGTTATCAAATGAGCAAGATACGAATACAGCTTATGAGCGCTTAAATGAGTTTAAAGATAAGTGGAAAGATGGCATTACTATTTTAAAACAAGGCCTTAAAGATGAAAAAAAACATAAACAATGGCTGCAGTTAACTTTAAATGGGTATAAAAATAAATAG
- a CDS encoding DUF421 domain-containing protein, translated as MKISDILNFELYFRTSIVTLYALALFRAGSSRLLGKYSPLDLIITIVIGAVLGASIVGTLPLISSLVSTGLIVIIHRGLLLISFKYSWVERFIRGNEKVVVKDGKYIEKNLQKTHLTAADVLQALRVQQGEINIKKVYRSFVESDGRISFIMSND; from the coding sequence GTGAAAATTTCCGATATTTTAAATTTTGAGCTTTATTTTCGTACGTCCATAGTCACACTATATGCATTAGCGTTATTCAGGGCAGGCTCTTCACGTTTGTTAGGAAAATACTCTCCCCTAGATTTAATCATCACCATTGTCATTGGTGCGGTATTAGGAGCATCTATTGTTGGCACGTTACCCTTAATATCATCCTTAGTATCAACAGGCCTTATTGTTATTATTCATCGTGGCTTATTATTAATTTCGTTTAAATACAGTTGGGTTGAGCGATTTATTAGAGGTAACGAAAAAGTAGTGGTTAAAGATGGTAAATACATAGAAAAGAACTTACAAAAAACGCATTTGACTGCGGCAGACGTATTGCAAGCTTTACGAGTTCAACAAGGAGAGATTAACATAAAAAAAGTATACCGCTCCTTTGTTGAATCCGATGGCCGAATTTCCTTTATCATGAGTAATGACTAA
- a CDS encoding carboxylate-amine ligase: MNELNNTLHINENSLSKSSISDDEELHFKSAGALTLGVEIELQLIDQTDYNLNSCAEKILIASRHLPKIKPEFFLSTLEINSDKCETVQEAEADLGSTLNELQLITQKFGILLSTTGTHPFSKYEDWIISPTARYQELIQRTQWVTRRMSVYGLHLHLGMTSGEECIRFNNFFMYFLPHLLALSASSPFWQGINTGLSSCRPTTYEALPTAGHPYHVKNWQEFERMCQALKACGSIKSLHDLWWDLRPSPTLGTLEIRVCDGTATLAEALAIIAFIHTLAYWFRDNGSWLESVAYPPYWLSRENKWRAIRYGLDAELVMNTEGKLKPLREDILEWLSKLTPYIKQLNYQNYFETLATIMNKGTSSERQQQVLENTGCFKEVVKHNIKEFLQQKPFYE, translated from the coding sequence ATGAACGAACTTAATAATACTTTGCACATTAACGAAAACTCACTTTCTAAGTCATCAATTAGTGACGATGAGGAACTTCATTTTAAAAGTGCAGGTGCGCTTACTTTAGGGGTAGAAATTGAACTGCAATTAATTGACCAAACGGATTATAATCTCAATTCATGTGCCGAAAAGATATTAATCGCCTCTCGGCATCTGCCAAAAATAAAACCTGAATTCTTCTTAAGTACCTTGGAAATCAACAGCGACAAATGTGAAACAGTGCAGGAAGCGGAAGCAGATTTAGGTAGCACACTTAACGAACTACAGCTTATCACGCAAAAATTTGGTATTTTGCTTTCAACCACAGGCACCCACCCGTTTTCTAAGTATGAGGATTGGATTATCTCACCTACGGCGCGTTATCAAGAGTTAATCCAACGCACCCAGTGGGTTACTCGACGCATGAGCGTTTATGGACTGCATCTTCACCTTGGTATGACCAGTGGCGAGGAATGCATTCGTTTCAATAATTTTTTTATGTACTTTCTACCTCACCTTTTAGCTCTGTCGGCAAGCTCACCCTTCTGGCAAGGTATAAATACCGGGCTTTCATCCTGCCGACCTACCACTTATGAAGCTTTACCAACCGCAGGACATCCCTATCATGTAAAAAATTGGCAGGAATTTGAGCGTATGTGTCAAGCACTTAAAGCATGCGGCTCTATTAAATCATTGCATGACTTATGGTGGGATTTGCGTCCTAGTCCTACTTTAGGCACGTTAGAAATACGTGTCTGTGATGGCACAGCTACTTTAGCTGAAGCCTTAGCTATCATTGCCTTCATTCACACGCTTGCTTATTGGTTTAGAGACAATGGCAGTTGGCTTGAGTCTGTTGCTTATCCACCTTATTGGCTTTCACGCGAAAATAAGTGGCGCGCAATTCGATATGGCTTAGATGCCGAGTTAGTCATGAATACTGAGGGAAAATTAAAACCTCTTCGGGAAGATATTTTAGAATGGTTAAGTAAGTTAACGCCCTACATCAAGCAATTGAATTATCAAAACTATTTCGAAACCCTAGCAACGATTATGAATAAGGGCACAAGCTCAGAGCGGCAACAACAGGTATTGGAGAACACAGGCTGCTTTAAAGAAGTCGTTAAACATAATATTAAAGAATTTTTACAACAAAAACCTTTCTATGAGTAA